GGGCCTCACGCATAGCAGCTGAGATGACAGCCACACTCAGGCCACTGTTCCCCATGCCCAAAATCAAACCTGGGAAAATTAAAGCAGTGAAAAAAACCAGTATGAACAAAAGCAGAAactcacagcaaaggaagccctGAGGGACACTGAGTCTCCACCCGCCTAGAAGCTCCGTGGGCAGAAGCGATGAGGCCCTGGAGTGGAGACAGGTCTGTAGCTGCATTAAGGGCAGCTGACAGGTTGGGAGGAAGGATGTGGAAGTTCAGCCTGTGTTTCTTCCCGGGGACACTGAGTTTCTACTGCTTCACTGGAGAGATGGGAGGCGGAAACTCAAGAGCACACGCACCAGAAGCATGGGTAACAACCAGACGTTGGAGTTGGTGGTGGCAGTGTGAGTCCACCGGCTGTGCTAAAGCACCTGAAACTTCAGCAGTGAATGAGGACTGGCCTTCGTTAATGGTCATCTTAATGGAATATAAAGCATGAACTAAAATAGAACAGCAAGACCACAGTAATTGAACATGAGGCCAGAAATTCATTCAGAAAAGTTCTGGGCAACGACTCTCATGTCCACAAAGAGAGATCACACACAGTGTGAGCTCACAGGCTAAGGAGCCCCTCACCCTGCCCTTTGGGATGTTGTGCACCAAGGTAGAGGAGAGGGATGGAGTCACATCAGAGAAGGGAGGGACCCCAGGCTCTCTGCCCGCAGTCACTGTGAGGATCTGAGGGAGGACGTGGAGCTACACACCCTAGGGGGTATGGGATCCCACAGGATCCCCTCCGTCCCCTCACCACACGTACCTGCAGCAGCCAGGCTCGGGAGGCGACAGGCAGCTGTGGCCAGGTGAGGTGTACACGCATTTCAAAGCCGGGCTCCGAGAACTGACATCTTTCAGGTAAGGAGTTGGCCTCGTGTCACGAGAGAGGAGGTAGCGCAGCACCTACGAGGAGTCAAGGGAAGGCACAGAAAGGGCTGGGAGAGGCATCCACCAACCCGACTGTCAGACCTGGGGGAGACCCTGTCACGGTACTAGGCGCAGGCCTCCAAATACCCCCTCCTGGGGGTGCTGAGGGGAATGAGAGGCTTAGCGGGAGGCCAGCTGACTCAGCTCAGCAGAGCCTCAAGTCCCAGGCCCAGCCTTGTGGGACTCTGGGCAGAAGCAAGACCATCCCTCCCCCGACTGCCCCCACTCTAGCCACAAACCCTCTTCACACCAACTGTGCTCCTCCCCCACCCCGAGTGGGAGGCCCGGTGCGCAGGACCCAAAGTAGGCCTTCCTAACTTCTGCCTATCCATGCTGTGGGTGGCGGCGGAGGCCTTGTGTGAGAGCTGCTGTCCCGGCCGAGCACACGGACAATCCCCACGTCTCTCGTCAGGTTCTGAGGTGCCAGGCGTCTGGTGTAAGAACTGCGAAGATGCGCCCCTGATACCCCCAAACCCCTTACCCCAGAAAAGAAGCAGCCACACAGGCCCGGCCCCACCTGCCCCAACTCATGGTCCCGGGAGGGCTCGGCAGGGCCGTGAGGTCCCAAGTCCAATTACTTTCTGCATGGGGGCCTCAGGGACCAAGGCTTGTCCCAGTGCTGGTGGCCTTTGGCTCAGCTCAGCAGAGGGAGAAATCCCAGGCCCTGTGGAGGGAAGAGGGCCCCTCTGGGAGGACTCAAGGGACTCCAGACCCTGGAAGAGGGGCCACACAGAGCCCTGTTCTTGACATCAGCCTTGGAGGATTTGGGCATGTCTGAAGATTCAGGTGCTTCCTCCCTTTGCTCTCAGCAGTCATGGAGGAGGGGCCgtggtgcgtgtgtgtgtgtgtgtgtgtgtgtgtgtgtgcacgtgcatgttCCTGGCAAGTGGTGGAGGGTGGCTGCAGGTCTGCAGAGGGAGGATTTCCCGATCAGGGCAGGAGTCGGGATGAGTGCGTCATCTGTCCCATCCTGTTCTGTCAACCCTTAAATAGGACAAAGATCCGCCAGGCTGAGACGTCACATAATGTCCCATAGCACACCTCGGGGAGCTCAGAGCTTGGCTCTTAAGGTACAGTGGGGCATCAGTCAACAGGAGCAAGGGTCCCAGGACCACCATTTGACCAATGTGAGGATTCGGTGTCATTCTGAAGAGCCACAAGCCCGTGTTACGGAAATCCTGGCATGCCTACCTCCCGGGTTCTCAGGGTTGAGTACAGGCTGATCGGGAGGTCAGGGTCCCTGGAGGCACCCTGAAGAGGCGGCCTTGACTAGGGCTCAGGCAGCGGTGTTGGGCATCTTGAGGCCGAGAGTGCACACGCCctcatcttctctctcctctgcttcttTCCCTGCCAGGTGTCTGCACGACCTGCCCTCCTACCCACGACCGTGTGTGCTGTCGAAGCTGGGTATCAGAATGTCTCTAGAGCCCAAGAGTAAGCACCACATCCAGGAGAATAGCCTCCAGGCCAAGGGGGACACCCAGGGTCCAGAAGGTGTCTGGCCAGCTGTGGCAGCAGATGATGCAGCAGAGACGCCCTCCTCACCCTCCATTTCTGTGTCCGCTTTTGCGTCTGGCTCCAGTGGCTCTGTCCCGTGCTCCCCTGTGGGTGTCTCTTCTCAGTAGCCCAGGAAGGTTCCACCAGCCAAGACAAGCAGGGCACAGGCCACTCCCAGGCTGCAGTGCCTGCTTGCAGAGCTTGCAAGCATGTGATCACCAGGAAGGTCAACAAACTGGGGCAGTTGCTGCTGGAGAAGTGTAAGACCAAGGGGCAGGTCACACAGGCAGTGCTGCTCAAGATCGTCAGGCGGAAGTATAGGCACCTCTTCTCCAAGATCTTCAGGAGAACCTCTGAGCTCATGGAGCTGCTCTTTGGCCTGGAATTGAAGGAAGCCAATGGCAGATGTCATGCCTACACCCTGGTCAGCAAGCTGGGCCTCCCTGATGATGCAATTCTGAGCAGCGATAGTGTGTTGCCCACCACCGGCCTCATTATGTTGTTGCTCCATGTGATCTTCATGAAGGGCAACCGTGCCACCGAGGAAGAGGTCTGGGAGTTCCTCAACATCATGGGAGTCTATGCCGGCAGGAGGCACCTCATCTTCAGGGAGCCCCCGAGGCTCATCACCAAAGAGCTGGTGCAGCAGAAGTACCTGGAGTACTGCCAGGTGCCCGACCGTGACCCTCCCCGCTATGAGTTCCTGTGGGGCGGCAGGGCCCACACCGAAACCAGCAAGATGAGGGTGCTCAAGGTCCTGGCCAAGATCAACAACAGGGTTCTGAGTTCCTTCTCCAACCTGTACAAGGAGGCTTTGAGGGATGCGAAGGAGTTTTTGGAAGCCAGAGCTGCAGCCAGGGTCACTGCCAGGGCCGTGGCCAAGAAAACCACCAAGGCTGCTGCTAAAGACTCTGCCAGGGTCGCCTCTGCTGCCAAGGTCTTTGAGTCTTTCGGACCCTAGTTCCGCAGGTCCTTCCAGGTATAGTTAGTGCTGGGGCAGCTCTGTCATTTTGTAGGAGGAAGAGAGTGGCCAGCCTCTTAGTCATTTTAAAGTAGTAGGTCTGTAGGGAAGCAAAAcatttgttctgtttgttttcctGTTGGTTAGAAGTTACTTGtagctctttctttttttttaaagttttcaaatattGCACCTTTAAATTGAAGTTTCATTTTATAGTCTAAGGCTCTTAATGCCATGGATGTCACATATATTACTATTTAGGTTGAAGATTAGGAGTTTTGTTATTTGTAGAGAAATTGAACAGGCTCCAATATTTCCTTTATACTACAGAACAAAGTAACATGGCATTGGAATAGGATTTTTCATGGAAATGTGAAAGAAACCTGTAGGAAAACATTTGGATCAcaaaatggtgaaaaaaaaataaaagctggtTAATTCTGTTTGCCTTATATTCTTTGTGCTCTttgcttataaaattaaatattgtatATCTAGGCTACATCAGCTTATTCTATGAGAAATTAAATGGTAACAAATTAGACATTGTGcccattccatttttttttccaactctaGCATTCACTGAACATCTACACTTTGGAAGCCTCCCTAATAGTAGTACAGATGGTAACATAAAGAATATCAAGCCATGGCCCATAGATTTGTAGTCTAACAGCAGCTATCATGTAAGGCTAACTCTGCAAGAAAGGTGTTAGAGATGTGAGGGCTTTGGCCTGAGGAGAGCAGCCTCTAGTCAGCAAAGGAGGGAGTCCTTGGCCCTGCTAGCAGTGAACTTGAGCCCCGGAGTGAAGACTC
This DNA window, taken from Manis pentadactyla isolate mManPen7 chromosome X, mManPen7.hap1, whole genome shotgun sequence, encodes the following:
- the LOC118926193 gene encoding melanoma-associated antigen E1-like; translated protein: MLWVAAEALCESCCPGRAHGQSPRLSSGSEVPGVWCKNCEDAPLIPPNPLPQKRSSHTGPAPPAPTHGPGRARQGREVPSPITFCMGASGTKWLCPVLPCGCLFSVAQEGSTSQDKQGTGHSQAAVPACRACKHVITRKVNKLGQLLLEKCKTKGQVTQAVLLKIVRRKYRHLFSKIFRRTSELMELLFGLELKEANGRCHAYTLVSKLGLPDDAILSSDSVLPTTGLIMLLLHVIFMKGNRATEEEVWEFLNIMGVYAGRRHLIFREPPRLITKELVQQKYLEYCQVPDRDPPRYEFLWGGRAHTETSKMRVLKVLAKINNRVLSSFSNLYKEALRDAKEFLEARAAARVTARAVAKKTTKAAAKDSARVASAAKCEDLIQSLPDVEPRSTGQQPQEAPPVTTASTHTTSDEASDDEDQDRPRIPEVPLDTQGSRKFYYVSTIIDVLEHFLVKKYKLKQPILKEDMLKIIGEENESQLPEFLKKTAKRIEILFALDLKEGDSPRPSYDLVSKLKLPNNGRVRPGRGYPKTGLLMRVLGIILLHNDCVPEENMWKHLRNMRLYPGKRHFFYGEPKKLITQTLVRLKYLEYRQVAGSDPPRYEILWGPKAHAETSRKKILDFIVNSRKEIPSVFPMFVEKAVQDEEEKAQVRAAANLGTTGHAQKGLPSSTEV